Proteins found in one Lutimonas zeaxanthinifaciens genomic segment:
- a CDS encoding glutamine synthetase beta-grasp domain-containing protein, with amino-acid sequence MSKSKLEYIWLDGHQPTQELRSKTKIEDDFSGKLEDCKVWSFDGSSTEQAEGGSSDCLLKPVAIYPDPARDNGWLVMAEVLNADGTPHESNARARIDDDDNDFWFGFEQEYFLMDTETDLPLGFPRGGFPGPQGKYYCSVGGRYTWGREFVEEHADLCIAAGLNFEGINQEVAPGQWEFQLFAKGAKKAGDEIWVARYLLNRLTESYGYYIELHPKPVKGDWNGSGMHANFSNTTLRTCGSQEVYEKICEAFRPVADKHIEVYGAYNDERLTGLHETAHVSDFSFGISDRGASIRIPIITVENGWKGWLEDRRPASNGDPYKIAGRIIETVKSAKI; translated from the coding sequence ATGAGCAAATCGAAGTTAGAGTACATTTGGTTAGACGGACACCAACCTACTCAAGAGTTGAGAAGTAAAACTAAAATCGAAGATGATTTTAGTGGAAAATTAGAAGATTGTAAAGTGTGGTCTTTTGATGGATCTTCAACTGAGCAAGCAGAAGGAGGATCATCAGATTGTTTATTAAAGCCTGTTGCTATCTACCCTGATCCTGCAAGAGACAACGGATGGTTGGTAATGGCAGAGGTACTTAATGCCGACGGAACACCACATGAGTCAAACGCAAGAGCTAGAATTGATGATGATGACAATGATTTCTGGTTTGGTTTTGAACAGGAATATTTCTTAATGGATACTGAAACTGATCTTCCATTAGGATTTCCTAGAGGAGGGTTCCCTGGACCACAAGGAAAGTACTACTGTTCAGTTGGTGGTCGATATACCTGGGGTAGAGAATTTGTTGAAGAACACGCTGACCTTTGTATCGCTGCAGGATTAAACTTTGAAGGTATCAACCAGGAAGTTGCTCCGGGACAATGGGAATTCCAGTTGTTTGCAAAAGGTGCGAAAAAAGCCGGTGATGAGATCTGGGTAGCACGTTACTTATTAAACAGGTTGACTGAAAGCTATGGTTACTATATAGAATTACACCCAAAACCTGTAAAAGGTGACTGGAACGGTTCAGGTATGCACGCCAACTTCTCAAACACGACACTAAGAACTTGTGGTTCTCAGGAAGTGTATGAAAAAATATGTGAGGCTTTTAGACCGGTAGCGGATAAGCATATTGAAGTATACGGTGCCTATAATGATGAAAGATTGACAGGATTGCATGAAACAGCTCACGTTTCTGACTTCAGCTTTGGAATTTCTGACAGAGGTGCTTCTATTCGTATCCCGATTATTACAGTAGAAAACGGATGGAAAGGATGGTTGGAAGACCGTAGACCGGCTTCAAACGGAGATCCTTATAAGATTGCAGGTAGAATTATCGAAACAGTTAAGTCTGCCAAGATCTAA
- a CDS encoding DUF2007 domain-containing protein gives MDDQSKHIKFFTGSLIEIQRLQLDLDDNAIPSMIKNNFQSGLRAGFYGGSPSLVELFIYEEDMEKAKPILDSFKEAMNL, from the coding sequence ATGGACGATCAATCAAAACACATCAAATTTTTTACCGGATCATTAATTGAAATTCAAAGATTGCAGCTGGATCTGGATGACAACGCAATCCCTTCTATGATTAAAAACAACTTTCAATCCGGGCTGAGAGCCGGTTTCTATGGCGGATCACCTTCTCTGGTGGAACTCTTTATTTACGAAGAAGACATGGAAAAAGCCAAACCCATTCTCGACTCCTTTAAAGAAGCCATGAATCTTTAA
- a CDS encoding calcium/sodium antiporter, whose amino-acid sequence MNYLMILGGFALLILGGNWLLKSAVSLSLKLQIPKIVIGMTVVSFATSAPELIVSLKAALDGHADIALGNVIGSNIANLGFVLAIVVMVSTIQVEKSFYINDWPVMMFSSLVLYGFFAFDGVIQRWEGLILFLMLTVFLIYLLKFQKAAVVDEMPEDDEGFPIGPTLVYLLMGSVGLWAGSELLIEGAVNLAEQFGVTKRLIGVTIISIGTSIPELAASMVAIIKKEKAISLGNLLGSNVFNILAVLGITAMVTPITAKDKGLIEFDILWMLYFALVIFPLVFAPAKMKLSWREGLILLGSYIIFISLLVDSLQ is encoded by the coding sequence ATGAATTATTTGATGATCCTTGGTGGATTTGCACTTTTGATCCTCGGAGGGAACTGGCTGCTTAAATCGGCAGTTTCACTGTCTCTTAAATTGCAGATACCAAAGATTGTCATCGGAATGACAGTTGTTTCCTTTGCAACCTCGGCTCCGGAATTAATTGTGAGCCTCAAAGCTGCTCTCGACGGGCATGCAGATATTGCCCTCGGAAATGTTATTGGCTCCAACATTGCCAATTTAGGATTTGTACTGGCTATCGTGGTCATGGTTTCCACTATCCAGGTTGAAAAGAGCTTTTATATAAACGACTGGCCGGTTATGATGTTCTCCTCTCTGGTCTTATACGGGTTTTTTGCTTTTGATGGGGTCATTCAGCGGTGGGAGGGCCTGATACTGTTTCTTATGCTTACCGTGTTCCTGATATACCTCTTGAAATTTCAAAAAGCAGCCGTAGTGGATGAGATGCCTGAGGATGATGAAGGTTTTCCCATTGGGCCAACCTTGGTTTATCTCCTTATGGGGTCTGTTGGATTATGGGCCGGATCCGAATTGCTCATTGAAGGGGCCGTGAATCTTGCAGAACAATTTGGAGTCACAAAGCGTCTTATAGGGGTAACCATTATTTCAATTGGTACAAGTATCCCGGAATTGGCGGCCTCCATGGTTGCCATAATTAAAAAGGAGAAAGCGATCTCACTTGGGAATTTATTAGGCTCAAATGTTTTTAATATACTTGCCGTTTTGGGAATTACCGCCATGGTGACGCCAATTACAGCTAAAGACAAAGGATTGATAGAATTCGATATACTCTGGATGCTTTATTTTGCATTGGTCATTTTCCCTCTTGTATTCGCTCCTGCCAAAATGAAATTGTCATGGAGAGAAGGGCTCATACTTTTAGGAAGCTATATTATCTTTATAAGTTTACTAGTTGATTCACTTCAATAA
- a CDS encoding BlaI/MecI/CopY family transcriptional regulator: protein MEKLTNKEEEIMRVLWKLKKAFVKEIVAELPEPKPHYNTISTVVRNMEEKGFINHSAFGKSHQYYPAISQEDYKKTFMHKTIQHYFENSYKNVVSFFAKEEKISVSELKEIISIIENNQNKKA from the coding sequence ATGGAAAAACTCACTAATAAAGAAGAAGAAATCATGAGGGTCCTCTGGAAATTAAAAAAGGCCTTCGTTAAAGAAATTGTGGCAGAATTACCTGAGCCAAAACCTCATTACAATACCATTTCAACCGTGGTGAGAAACATGGAGGAAAAAGGGTTTATCAATCACAGTGCTTTTGGAAAGTCTCATCAATACTATCCGGCAATCAGCCAGGAAGATTATAAAAAAACCTTTATGCATAAGACCATCCAGCACTATTTTGAGAACTCCTACAAAAATGTTGTTTCCTTCTTTGCAAAAGAAGAAAAAATAAGTGTCAGTGAACTAAAGGAGATCATTTCGATCATCGAAAACAACCAAAACAAAAAAGCGTAG
- a CDS encoding YecA family protein → MSKKIGRNDKCPCGSGKKYKKCCINSGRRFNTTQAQAEPPSIFSQYNSVDLIKTFAGLTLLPQNHGKNVRLEVLTRKAAQNFNEQNTIPETELQAYLGEHYAMHYLEDPATNLFTDLITFYDGDFIIFPGITDGGSYVLTYLLTAIYNWPESGIPEQFRSNCAHVSRLMLNLSNNIAQSLGYQRYTKDQVENNAIHFPTSVQLNRLKNAIVFSEDEMQQLLLEEQIAPQALDCFILDRNDRALQTEHMQDSPLLKQPIIHHNQEYIIASPATLSYALTEWILTEATAAGCQEQVSQAYHNTIWNYTQLHLGQLGFSRVEVSTIPETNDPNIREAIYRFDDDKLAFVQYVSEGTDHQERKQHIINNTLALSEFTGYKFMDITLVSSMGRELFFMFSRTENSKSIGMPIHDFDTLIKLKEHTAFDLWKYATAWEEKLGDNPPMGASFLDVFKVYKEKEDSFYISDDAAQVMLHVEPGYAEDLYQGAKLLTDEHSALRSMEGGRLANIPVERKDKYSPIYYSKSDLENELQFLVIGYHQPVWVSPIKDVNTIHEVARGLYFEMNDAIAYWLWQCQEHIKDEVAILGVAPLTVKFEFDQEERFHPIERNFDRDPDFTNHFTVSAANNEISISIPPSIIPYLYGADNEGERVLLRQLINGFNQLLTSNEQANITENRIDEIIDEVAPLGAKKKVFILDTADNLLLDPSNLDKHRYIQDYDVNVVLDSIVPGLGDLCPETGDIMEKADKTTLTRNIVMRFLLPKLQTTISQYDNEVLLKRLISLNESLIRKREDLRIKTPTRIACFVSVREQTEDLQDSLSILNQTTIAVRCLIEHLAAEPSTGNKIVSTAAIDELIAIMSAIIDWGSLGDQIEFDLFDIEMGILPSGRVGTSKKLIKEIFDPYHSSKSKENVQNALDTFEQAFPQLNPVEGKDVPENLDKAYMEEFGISFTRICEFINDLGIIAYQQPAACASLSKSDLFVQINQQDHVFTQEEFDHAMNYLCLVNRGKVHKIPEGFDGIDISPWRFNRRLSLLRKPLVVVDDPKAPDNPTIYWGFRQLLTSKMYLFDQCTTNRLRVTEDGPVQKVLGKLAQQNGSGLVQSVLEEVGSDELIIDSEVPINRKSALKHDKNIGDVDVLVIDATEKVVYSLECKSMAPSRNIKEMVEEVGKLFGSDSKKGWIEKHVERDVWLNSNLDLLGAKYKLDLSGFTVRSFFITQEDMLTPYLTTKKAALPFVTLYNLRENGINALT, encoded by the coding sequence GTGAGCAAGAAGATTGGACGAAATGATAAGTGCCCATGTGGAAGTGGTAAGAAATACAAAAAGTGCTGTATTAACTCTGGGCGTAGATTTAATACCACTCAAGCCCAGGCTGAACCTCCTTCTATCTTCAGTCAATACAATTCTGTTGACCTGATTAAAACTTTTGCTGGCCTCACACTTTTACCACAAAATCATGGTAAGAATGTCAGATTAGAAGTACTGACCAGAAAAGCGGCACAGAACTTTAACGAGCAGAATACAATTCCAGAAACAGAACTTCAAGCTTATCTGGGTGAGCATTATGCTATGCATTATCTGGAAGATCCCGCAACCAATCTATTCACTGATCTTATCACATTTTATGATGGAGATTTTATCATTTTCCCAGGTATTACGGACGGAGGAAGCTATGTACTCACCTATTTGTTAACTGCCATTTACAACTGGCCTGAGTCTGGTATCCCGGAGCAGTTCAGGAGCAACTGTGCTCATGTTTCCCGATTAATGCTGAATCTATCGAACAACATTGCGCAAAGCTTAGGCTATCAACGATACACGAAAGACCAAGTAGAAAACAATGCCATTCATTTCCCAACGAGTGTTCAGCTCAACCGATTGAAGAATGCCATAGTGTTTAGTGAAGACGAAATGCAACAACTTCTTCTGGAAGAGCAAATTGCACCACAAGCACTTGACTGTTTTATTCTGGACAGGAACGATCGGGCACTGCAAACTGAACACATGCAGGATAGCCCTTTATTAAAACAGCCAATTATTCATCACAACCAAGAATACATTATTGCTTCACCTGCCACATTAAGCTATGCGTTAACAGAGTGGATCTTAACAGAGGCAACAGCTGCAGGTTGTCAGGAGCAAGTAAGTCAGGCATATCATAATACAATCTGGAATTACACTCAGCTCCATTTAGGGCAACTTGGCTTTTCTCGTGTTGAAGTTTCTACCATTCCTGAAACCAACGACCCCAATATAAGAGAAGCAATTTATCGTTTTGATGACGATAAACTGGCTTTTGTACAATATGTATCTGAAGGCACCGATCATCAAGAAAGGAAGCAGCATATTATAAACAACACTTTAGCGCTATCAGAATTTACAGGGTATAAGTTCATGGACATTACATTGGTTTCATCTATGGGCAGAGAACTATTCTTCATGTTCAGCAGAACCGAAAATTCGAAGAGCATTGGCATGCCCATTCATGACTTTGACACATTGATCAAACTGAAGGAACATACAGCTTTCGATTTATGGAAATATGCCACGGCCTGGGAAGAAAAATTAGGCGATAATCCACCAATGGGAGCTTCCTTTTTAGATGTTTTTAAGGTTTATAAGGAAAAAGAAGACTCTTTTTACATTTCAGATGATGCCGCTCAAGTAATGCTGCATGTAGAACCGGGGTATGCGGAGGATTTATATCAAGGAGCAAAGTTACTTACTGATGAGCATTCGGCACTTAGATCAATGGAAGGTGGCAGGTTAGCCAATATTCCTGTTGAAAGAAAAGACAAGTACTCACCTATCTACTATTCAAAATCAGATTTAGAGAATGAGTTGCAATTTTTGGTCATAGGTTATCATCAGCCCGTTTGGGTTTCTCCAATCAAAGACGTGAACACCATCCATGAAGTAGCAAGGGGATTATATTTTGAAATGAATGACGCCATAGCTTATTGGTTGTGGCAATGTCAGGAACATATTAAAGATGAGGTAGCCATTTTGGGAGTTGCTCCCCTTACCGTCAAATTTGAATTTGATCAGGAAGAACGTTTTCACCCTATTGAACGAAATTTTGATAGAGACCCGGATTTCACAAATCACTTCACTGTGAGTGCAGCTAACAATGAAATCTCTATTTCCATCCCACCGTCCATAATCCCATACCTCTATGGAGCGGATAATGAAGGCGAAAGAGTGCTTTTACGGCAACTCATAAATGGGTTCAATCAGCTTCTTACGAGCAACGAACAGGCCAACATAACAGAAAACCGAATCGATGAGATTATTGATGAAGTAGCACCATTAGGCGCTAAAAAGAAGGTATTTATTCTTGATACGGCAGACAACCTATTGCTTGACCCTTCCAATTTAGACAAGCACCGCTACATTCAAGACTATGATGTAAATGTGGTGTTGGATAGCATAGTACCAGGCTTGGGAGACTTGTGTCCGGAAACAGGAGATATTATGGAAAAAGCAGATAAAACAACGCTGACCAGAAACATTGTCATGCGGTTTTTACTGCCCAAACTTCAAACTACAATCAGTCAGTATGACAATGAGGTACTGCTAAAAAGATTGATTAGTCTTAATGAAAGTCTGATCAGAAAAAGAGAAGATTTAAGGATAAAGACACCAACCCGGATCGCATGTTTTGTTTCAGTAAGGGAGCAAACTGAGGATCTACAAGATAGTCTGTCCATACTCAATCAGACAACCATAGCTGTTAGATGTTTAATTGAACATTTGGCAGCAGAACCAAGTACAGGAAACAAGATTGTAAGCACTGCGGCAATTGACGAACTCATTGCTATAATGAGTGCAATTATTGACTGGGGTTCATTAGGTGATCAAATTGAATTTGACCTTTTTGATATTGAAATGGGCATCCTTCCTTCGGGAAGAGTAGGTACGTCTAAGAAACTAATTAAGGAAATATTTGACCCATACCATTCTTCAAAGTCAAAAGAGAACGTACAAAACGCACTCGATACCTTCGAGCAAGCATTCCCGCAACTAAATCCAGTCGAAGGAAAGGATGTACCCGAAAACTTGGACAAGGCTTACATGGAGGAATTTGGAATATCGTTCACTCGCATTTGCGAGTTCATTAATGATCTTGGAATAATAGCATATCAGCAACCTGCTGCCTGTGCAAGTCTATCAAAAAGCGACCTATTCGTACAAATCAACCAACAGGACCATGTTTTCACTCAAGAGGAATTTGATCATGCCATGAACTATTTGTGCCTCGTCAACAGAGGTAAAGTTCATAAAATACCTGAAGGTTTTGATGGGATAGATATTTCTCCATGGCGCTTTAACAGGCGATTGTCTCTATTACGAAAGCCGCTGGTTGTTGTAGACGACCCTAAAGCACCCGACAATCCCACAATTTATTGGGGATTCAGGCAATTGCTAACAAGTAAAATGTACTTATTCGACCAATGCACTACAAATAGGTTAAGAGTTACAGAAGATGGCCCGGTTCAGAAAGTGCTTGGGAAATTGGCACAACAAAATGGAAGTGGATTGGTGCAATCAGTTCTTGAAGAAGTGGGTAGTGATGAACTCATCATTGATTCTGAAGTACCAATCAATCGGAAATCGGCTTTGAAACATGACAAGAATATTGGAGATGTTGATGTATTGGTGATTGATGCTACTGAAAAAGTGGTCTACAGTCTTGAATGCAAAAGCATGGCTCCAAGTAGAAATATTAAAGAAATGGTCGAAGAAGTAGGCAAGCTCTTTGGTAGTGATTCCAAAAAAGGTTGGATTGAAAAACACGTTGAACGTGATGTCTGGTTAAATAGTAATCTGGACCTACTGGGAGCCAAGTACAAATTGGATCTTTCAGGATTTACTGTCCGATCATTTTTTATTACTCAGGAAGATATGCTGACACCATATCTGACTACGAAAAAAGCAGCACTCCCATTTGTGACATTGTATAATCTGAGAGAAAATGGGATTAATGCATTAACATAA
- a CDS encoding M56 family metallopeptidase, translating into MEYFVKFSAILGLFYVIYKLLLEKETFFNAIRAYFLVAIIAAALLPLIVIPEYVYVDTIITNTVSTSNQEIVSLQDPSPFNVWNILYVAYGIGVLFFGARFLIQLGSLFRFIFRFSKKRKDGFVLIESSGSTSPFSFFNYIIYPKNGFNQDEKEQIIAHEKVHASQYHSFDILLTQLLIIFNWWNPIAWMMQKEIQKNLEFIADQGAQGIHNNKESYQYLLLKTVTPNYSFALTSNFYNSIIKKRIKMLHQNKSNKFMYVKFMFIIPLLVAFVLTFNTKVIAQQKTEEKVEWTAENKVKWQSKLEVEIITKDFQKSDLENLKSELLKDGITMNYKKLKYNDNNEIISIQISLSNKQNNKTQIEQMGSAPIKPISIKYDDKGALAVGNLESMKDHNVFVTTNGDEIHKKVIVTTSGDITKDEQSFVYVTEDGGTTHVKMINGKKVIEEVHGPGDHKVWVSKEGDTTKIKKIKIIEIDEDTDSDKNVIIERIHEDDKEIEVKIIGDKHKSGTHAMFISEDGEKPLMIVDGKEIEGGSLKDIDSKNIETVEVLKGDKAVEKYGEKAKDGVVIIKTKK; encoded by the coding sequence ATGGAGTATTTCGTTAAATTTTCGGCAATTCTGGGTTTGTTCTATGTAATTTACAAACTGTTATTAGAAAAAGAAACCTTTTTCAATGCCATTAGAGCCTACTTTTTAGTGGCCATCATTGCTGCGGCCTTGTTACCCCTGATCGTTATTCCAGAATATGTATATGTTGATACAATTATTACAAATACCGTTAGTACCAGCAACCAGGAAATTGTTTCCCTTCAGGATCCCAGTCCCTTTAATGTTTGGAACATCCTGTACGTGGCTTATGGAATCGGGGTATTGTTTTTCGGGGCCCGATTTCTGATTCAACTCGGATCGCTTTTCAGGTTCATATTTCGTTTTTCCAAAAAGCGAAAGGATGGTTTTGTTCTTATCGAATCTTCGGGTTCAACCAGCCCTTTTTCATTTTTCAATTATATCATTTATCCAAAAAACGGGTTTAATCAAGACGAAAAAGAACAGATCATTGCACATGAAAAAGTTCATGCCTCGCAGTACCACAGTTTTGACATCCTTTTGACTCAATTGCTCATCATTTTTAACTGGTGGAACCCTATCGCCTGGATGATGCAAAAGGAAATACAAAAGAACCTGGAATTTATTGCCGATCAGGGAGCCCAGGGAATACATAACAACAAGGAATCTTATCAATACCTGCTGTTAAAAACAGTAACACCAAACTATTCATTCGCATTAACAAGTAATTTTTATAACTCAATCATTAAAAAAAGAATTAAAATGTTGCATCAAAACAAGTCAAACAAATTCATGTATGTCAAATTCATGTTTATCATACCATTGCTGGTTGCTTTCGTATTAACGTTTAACACCAAAGTAATCGCGCAGCAAAAAACAGAAGAAAAAGTGGAATGGACCGCAGAGAACAAAGTAAAATGGCAGTCCAAACTTGAAGTAGAGATCATCACAAAAGATTTTCAAAAAAGTGACCTTGAAAATTTAAAGTCTGAACTCTTAAAAGATGGAATTACCATGAATTACAAGAAATTAAAGTACAATGATAACAATGAAATCATAAGTATTCAAATTTCTTTATCGAACAAGCAAAATAATAAAACCCAGATCGAACAGATGGGATCGGCTCCAATAAAACCCATCAGCATCAAATATGATGACAAGGGGGCACTTGCCGTTGGAAATCTTGAAAGCATGAAAGATCATAATGTTTTTGTTACCACGAATGGCGACGAAATTCACAAAAAAGTAATTGTAACAACCAGTGGTGACATCACAAAGGATGAACAAAGCTTTGTATATGTAACAGAGGACGGAGGTACTACACATGTTAAAATGATTAACGGGAAAAAAGTTATTGAAGAAGTTCACGGACCCGGAGATCATAAGGTGTGGGTTAGCAAGGAGGGTGACACCACCAAAATAAAAAAGATCAAGATCATTGAAATAGACGAAGATACCGATTCGGATAAAAATGTGATTATCGAAAGAATTCATGAAGATGATAAGGAAATAGAAGTTAAAATAATTGGAGATAAGCACAAATCCGGAACCCATGCCATGTTTATCAGTGAAGACGGTGAAAAGCCTTTGATGATCGTTGACGGAAAAGAAATTGAAGGAGGCAGCTTAAAGGATATCGATTCTAAAAATATCGAAACCGTTGAGGTTTTAAAGGGAGATAAAGCCGTTGAAAAATACGGTGAAAAAGCCAAAGATGGTGTTGTTATCATCAAGACCAAGAAATAG
- a CDS encoding SsrA-binding protein, producing the protein MKKQLFKLLASINKAVLPSLGKREVDMSKAKKWQMALIGWRYYVTRNSLD; encoded by the coding sequence ATGAAGAAACAACTATTCAAACTTTTAGCCTCGATCAACAAGGCGGTTTTACCTAGCCTTGGCAAAAGAGAAGTCGACATGAGCAAGGCCAAAAAGTGGCAGATGGCACTGATCGGATGGCGTTACTATGTTACCCGAAACAGCCTGGACTAA
- a CDS encoding rhodanese-like domain-containing protein — translation MGLFNLFGGSTSVDSIEQYLEKGAVVIDVRTIEEFEQGHVQGSKNIPLNTIGSRVEEIKKLNKPVITCCRSGARSGSAATILKQHGVDAINGGPWGNVVNCIK, via the coding sequence ATGGGATTATTTAATTTATTTGGAGGAAGCACTAGCGTAGATTCAATAGAGCAGTATTTAGAGAAGGGTGCTGTAGTTATCGACGTGAGAACAATTGAAGAGTTTGAACAAGGCCATGTGCAAGGTTCAAAGAACATTCCTTTAAATACGATTGGTAGCCGGGTAGAGGAGATCAAGAAGCTGAACAAGCCTGTGATTACATGTTGCAGAAGTGGAGCAAGGAGTGGATCTGCAGCAACCATCCTCAAACAACACGGTGTGGATGCGATTAACGGTGGCCCTTGGGGGAACGTGGTAAATTGTATCAAGTAA
- a CDS encoding glutamine synthetase III, with translation MSTFRSRALAQTFNRKLRPVTETQHRSEYFGSHVFNEETMKQYLTNEAFDGVMNAVSHGSNIDRKIADQVANSMKNWALEKGATHYTHWFQPLTGGTAEKHDAFFELGKDGKALERFGGNELVQQEPDASSFPSGGIRNTFEARGYTAWDPTSPAFIYGTTLCVPTIFVAYTGEALDHKTPLLRALHAVDDQATGVARYFDKNVSKVYASLGWEQEYFLIDKALVMSRPDIVLTGRTLLGQTSAKGQQLDDHYFGSIPQRVINFMIELETECIKLGIPVKTRHNEVAPNQFEIAAIHEEANLAVDHNALLMDIMGKVASKHELKVLLHEKPFKGINGSGKHNNWSLNTDSGVNLLSPGKTPMRNLQFLTFFINTIKAIHTYEELMRAEVASASNDHRLGSSEAPPAIVSVFIGEQLTSVLKELENVTDGKLSPQEKTDLKLNVVGKIPEILLDNTDRNRTSPFAFTGNKFEFRAVGSMASCANSMTVLNTIVAKQLKRFKEEVDKLIDNKAFKKDEAIFNVLREYIKDSKDILFEGNSYGELWEKEAMKRGLSNHKTTPEAIKAKISDKAMNLYKEMRVMNETEIFARHEIEYAAYSLRIQLEGRVLGDIAMNHVIPTAVNYQNTLIRNVKGLKEVFGKEFETVAKEQMDMIKKISEHISGITQKTNAMVEERKKANIVKEEGIKASLYCNKVKPYFEQIRHHCDKLELMIDDELWPLVKYREMLFTR, from the coding sequence ATGTCTACTTTCAGATCCAGAGCCTTGGCTCAGACCTTTAACAGAAAACTCAGACCGGTTACAGAAACACAACATCGATCTGAATATTTTGGGAGCCACGTTTTCAATGAGGAAACAATGAAGCAGTATCTTACTAATGAGGCTTTTGACGGGGTTATGAACGCTGTAAGTCATGGATCCAATATAGACAGAAAGATCGCCGATCAGGTGGCAAACTCCATGAAGAACTGGGCCCTCGAAAAAGGAGCCACGCATTATACACATTGGTTTCAGCCGCTGACGGGAGGTACAGCTGAAAAGCATGATGCATTTTTTGAGCTGGGAAAAGACGGTAAAGCCCTGGAACGATTCGGTGGAAACGAACTGGTTCAGCAAGAACCTGATGCCTCAAGTTTTCCAAGTGGAGGAATTCGTAACACATTTGAAGCGAGAGGCTACACGGCCTGGGATCCAACTTCTCCGGCCTTCATTTATGGGACAACATTGTGTGTACCTACAATTTTTGTGGCCTATACAGGTGAAGCCTTAGATCATAAAACTCCTTTATTAAGAGCCCTTCATGCTGTGGATGATCAAGCCACAGGGGTAGCGAGATATTTTGATAAAAATGTATCAAAGGTATATGCTTCTCTGGGCTGGGAACAGGAATATTTTCTTATTGACAAAGCCCTGGTGATGTCAAGGCCTGATATAGTCCTTACAGGACGCACCTTGTTGGGGCAGACTTCTGCCAAGGGTCAACAGCTTGACGATCATTATTTTGGAAGTATTCCACAACGTGTGATCAATTTTATGATTGAACTTGAAACGGAATGCATAAAACTCGGGATTCCGGTCAAGACAAGACATAATGAGGTAGCTCCGAATCAATTTGAAATAGCCGCCATTCATGAAGAAGCGAATTTAGCGGTTGATCATAATGCGCTTTTAATGGACATCATGGGTAAGGTCGCTTCAAAGCACGAGTTAAAAGTCTTACTTCATGAAAAACCATTTAAGGGTATAAACGGGTCGGGAAAACACAATAACTGGTCCTTGAATACAGATAGTGGTGTAAACCTCTTGAGCCCTGGTAAAACCCCGATGAGGAATTTGCAGTTCCTGACCTTCTTTATCAATACAATCAAAGCAATACATACTTATGAAGAACTGATGCGTGCGGAAGTTGCATCCGCAAGTAATGACCACAGGCTTGGGTCAAGTGAAGCCCCTCCTGCAATAGTTTCCGTTTTTATAGGGGAACAATTAACATCGGTATTAAAAGAACTTGAAAATGTAACAGACGGGAAACTGTCTCCTCAGGAAAAAACAGATCTAAAACTAAATGTAGTTGGTAAAATTCCTGAAATCCTTTTGGATAACACAGACCGAAACAGAACCTCTCCTTTTGCATTTACCGGGAACAAATTTGAATTCAGAGCGGTGGGTTCCATGGCCAGTTGTGCCAATTCCATGACGGTTTTAAACACGATCGTAGCCAAACAGTTAAAACGATTCAAAGAAGAAGTCGACAAATTGATCGACAATAAAGCCTTTAAAAAAGATGAGGCTATATTCAATGTTTTAAGGGAGTATATCAAGGATTCAAAAGACATTCTGTTTGAAGGCAACAGTTATGGGGAATTATGGGAAAAAGAAGCGATGAAAAGAGGATTGAGCAATCATAAGACTACCCCGGAAGCTATCAAGGCCAAGATAAGTGATAAAGCCATGAACCTGTATAAGGAAATGCGGGTAATGAATGAAACCGAAATTTTTGCACGCCATGAAATAGAATATGCGGCCTATTCCTTAAGAATTCAACTTGAAGGAAGAGTTCTTGGAGATATTGCCATGAATCATGTAATTCCTACGGCTGTAAATTATCAAAACACCCTGATCCGAAATGTTAAAGGACTGAAAGAGGTTTTTGGTAAGGAATTTGAAACTGTGGCAAAAGAGCAAATGGATATGATCAAAAAAATTTCTGAACATATTTCGGGTATTACCCAGAAGACTAATGCAATGGTTGAGGAACGCAAGAAAGCCAATATTGTGAAAGAGGAAGGTATAAAGGCAAGTTTGTATTGCAACAAGGTAAAGCCGTATTTTGAGCAGATAAGGCACCACTGTGATAAACTTGAACTGATGATCGATGATGAATTATGGCCTTTGGTGAAGTATCGCGAAATGTTATTTACACGTTAA